Proteins encoded within one genomic window of Synechococcus sp. PCC 7335:
- a CDS encoding type II toxin-antitoxin system VapC family toxin produces the protein MDDERMTTVADTGFAVALGNQRDQYHAEVKRVYAQQKQILLPQTVLAEVAYLLHRDAGTAQLVQFLDALPASRFHPICLTEQDFARSAAILKQYSDSRIDFVDASVMAIAERYNLDTILTLDRRDFSLYQPPHCAAFTLLP, from the coding sequence ATGGACGACGAAAGAATGACGACCGTAGCTGATACCGGATTTGCCGTTGCACTAGGCAACCAACGAGACCAGTACCATGCCGAGGTAAAGAGGGTGTATGCCCAACAAAAGCAAATTCTGTTGCCACAAACCGTTTTGGCAGAAGTCGCATATCTCTTACATCGTGATGCAGGTACCGCTCAGCTAGTGCAATTTTTGGATGCGTTACCCGCCAGCCGGTTTCACCCTATCTGTTTGACAGAGCAGGACTTTGCCCGCTCCGCCGCAATTCTGAAGCAATATAGCGATAGCCGGATCGATTTTGTAGACGCTTCCGTAATGGCCATTGCTGAACGCTACAACCTAGACACTATCCTCACGCTAGACCGTCGCGATTTCAGCCTCTATCAGCCACCACATTGCGCTGCCTTTACCCTCCTGCCTTAG
- a CDS encoding restriction endonuclease subunit S, whose protein sequence is MSTSLDPIIVKKRYEGITKPLSKLCHSITDCHHSTPKYTSAGKIVIRNFNIKNGRLILDNVSFTDEETYQARIARSKPEPGDLIITREAPMGEICIIPEGIECCLGQRMVLIKPDENIIDNNYLLYAILSEYVQKQILKSNNTGSIVSNLRIPDLEDLQIPIKEPQSQIAGILSALDAKIDLNNRINAELEAMAKTIYDYWFVQFDFPDENGKPYKSSGGKMVYNKTLRREIPEKWKAGTLEDLGKIVGGSTPSTKVEANFSENGIPWIAPNDLSNNVGNKYITKGSLDVTLEGIKDASLKLYPKGTVLLSSRAPIGYMAIARNKLTTNQGFKSFIPNNKFSTEFVFYAVKNSMKAIIQYASGSTFKEVSGTILKTINVCLPPPDIADGYTNHMRSTFSRQDFLEQENQQLTQLRDWLLPMLMNGQVTMK, encoded by the coding sequence ATGTCAACTAGTCTCGATCCAATCATTGTCAAAAAGCGTTATGAAGGAATAACTAAACCCTTATCTAAATTATGTCATTCCATAACTGACTGCCATCATTCAACCCCCAAGTATACTTCTGCTGGAAAAATAGTTATTAGAAACTTCAATATAAAGAATGGCAGATTAATACTAGACAATGTTTCTTTTACTGATGAAGAGACTTATCAAGCACGTATTGCTAGAAGTAAACCAGAGCCAGGCGACCTCATCATCACACGGGAAGCGCCAATGGGTGAGATTTGTATAATCCCAGAAGGGATAGAATGCTGCTTAGGACAACGGATGGTTCTAATCAAACCTGACGAAAATATTATCGACAATAACTATTTGCTATATGCGATCCTTTCAGAATATGTGCAGAAGCAGATTCTGAAGAGTAATAATACCGGTTCAATTGTTAGTAACTTAAGGATTCCTGATCTTGAAGATTTACAAATACCAATTAAAGAGCCTCAATCGCAAATTGCGGGTATTCTCTCTGCTCTTGATGCCAAAATCGATCTAAATAATCGTATCAATGCCGAGTTAGAGGCAATGGCGAAAACGATCTACGACTACTGGTTTGTACAGTTTGACTTCCCCGATGAAAATGGTAAACCCTACAAATCTTCCGGTGGGAAAATGGTCTATAACAAGACTCTTAGACGCGAAATACCGGAAAAGTGGAAGGCTGGAACTCTTGAAGATCTTGGCAAAATTGTTGGAGGTAGTACACCATCCACTAAAGTTGAAGCAAACTTTTCTGAAAATGGTATTCCATGGATAGCACCTAATGATTTATCTAACAATGTGGGCAATAAATATATTACGAAAGGTAGCTTAGATGTAACTTTAGAAGGAATTAAAGATGCTTCACTTAAGTTATACCCAAAAGGAACTGTGCTACTAAGTTCAAGAGCACCTATTGGTTACATGGCAATTGCCCGAAATAAGCTCACGACAAACCAAGGTTTTAAATCATTTATACCAAATAATAAGTTCTCTACTGAGTTTGTTTTTTATGCAGTCAAAAATTCAATGAAAGCTATTATTCAATATGCTTCTGGTTCAACGTTCAAGGAAGTCTCAGGGACAATCTTAAAAACTATCAACGTTTGTCTGCCACCACCAGATATAGCCGATGGATATACAAATCATATGAGATCAACTTTTTCTAGACAAGATTTCTTGGAACAAGAAAATCAACAGCTCACACAACTTCGCGACTGGCTCTTACCCATGCTAATGAATGGCCAGGTAACAATGAAATAA
- a CDS encoding class I SAM-dependent DNA methyltransferase has translation MITLDFERKTKELIDGLKGICASYGLGNDGNEFKIITQVFLYKFLNDKFAYEVKQIDADIDSTESWEQAINQLSEDDFELLQMQLSADTAKLKPEHFISHLFAQQNAPEFAKLFDDTLRDIAITNNDIFSVKTDRGGKVTLFDRVSEFITDLSRRDEFCRAIINKLVAFSFERIFTEKYDFYATIFEYLIKDYNKDSGGKYAEYYTPHAVAKIMAAILVPEHQRGKIQNVSCYDPSAGSGTLLMNIAHAIGEERCSIFPQDISQKSSSLLRLNLILNNLVHSIQNVIQGNTLLQPYHKDGKKLKLFDYIVSNPPFKMDFSDFRDDLDSDKNKKRFFAGIPNVPKKAVNKMAIYQLFLQHIIFSLKPEGKAAVVVPTGFLTAQAGIDKKIRMKLIDEKMLAGVVSMPSNIFATTGTNVSIVFIDKANKEDVVLIDASGLGETAKEGKNQKTVLTETEEEKIIATFNEKEVVDDFAVVTTYDQIRSKNYSFSAGQYFEIKIEYTDITPEEFNAKIKDFSENLETIC, from the coding sequence GTGATAACCCTTGATTTTGAGCGTAAAACCAAAGAATTGATCGATGGTCTCAAGGGTATCTGCGCTTCCTATGGGTTAGGTAATGACGGTAACGAATTCAAAATTATCACCCAGGTATTCCTATACAAATTTCTCAATGATAAGTTCGCTTATGAAGTTAAGCAGATTGACGCTGATATCGACTCTACTGAAAGTTGGGAGCAGGCCATTAATCAGCTTAGTGAAGATGACTTTGAGCTGCTACAAATGCAGTTGAGTGCTGATACGGCTAAGTTGAAACCTGAACACTTTATTTCGCATTTGTTCGCCCAACAAAATGCACCAGAATTCGCCAAACTTTTTGACGATACTCTACGGGATATCGCTATTACCAATAATGATATTTTCTCAGTTAAAACTGATCGCGGAGGGAAAGTTACTCTCTTTGACCGCGTCAGTGAATTTATTACTGATCTTTCCAGACGGGATGAGTTTTGTAGGGCAATCATCAATAAGCTTGTGGCATTTAGCTTTGAACGTATTTTTACTGAAAAATATGATTTCTATGCCACGATTTTTGAGTACTTAATTAAAGACTACAACAAAGACAGCGGTGGTAAATACGCTGAATACTATACCCCCCATGCAGTTGCCAAAATTATGGCAGCTATTCTGGTGCCAGAGCATCAACGGGGCAAAATCCAGAACGTTAGCTGTTATGACCCATCAGCTGGTTCTGGTACGTTGCTGATGAATATCGCCCATGCCATTGGTGAGGAACGCTGTAGCATTTTTCCCCAGGATATTTCGCAGAAGTCATCAAGCTTGCTGCGTCTTAACTTGATTTTGAATAATCTGGTGCATTCTATTCAAAATGTGATTCAAGGAAACACTTTGCTGCAACCGTATCACAAGGACGGTAAAAAGCTGAAACTGTTTGACTACATCGTCTCTAATCCACCCTTCAAAATGGATTTTAGCGATTTTCGTGATGATCTAGACAGCGATAAAAACAAGAAGCGTTTTTTTGCAGGTATTCCCAATGTGCCGAAAAAAGCTGTAAATAAGATGGCAATTTATCAGCTATTTTTACAGCACATTATTTTCTCGCTAAAACCTGAGGGTAAAGCAGCGGTGGTGGTTCCGACTGGTTTTCTGACAGCACAGGCAGGTATTGACAAAAAGATTCGCATGAAGTTAATTGATGAGAAAATGCTAGCTGGTGTAGTTTCCATGCCCAGCAACATTTTTGCCACCACAGGCACAAATGTGTCTATTGTCTTTATTGACAAAGCGAATAAAGAAGATGTGGTCTTAATCGATGCTTCTGGACTTGGTGAAACTGCTAAAGAAGGGAAAAACCAAAAGACAGTACTTACAGAAACCGAAGAAGAGAAAATTATTGCTACTTTTAATGAGAAAGAGGTCGTTGATGACTTTGCTGTTGTGACAACTTATGACCAAATTAGGAGCAAAAACTACAGCTTCAGTGCTGGTCAGTACTTTGAGATAAAGATTGAGTATACCGATATTACTCCTGAAGAATTTAACGCGAAAATCAAAGACTTTTCTGAAAATTTAGAAACTATTTGCTGA